The Streptomyces sp. NBC_01689 genome includes a window with the following:
- a CDS encoding proline-rich domain-containing protein, giving the protein MSFGDPNNPYGPPQGQPSGHPPQGQPGYGYPQGAPQQPGYGYPQAPPVQQSPYGGYPGGPMVMPSGVKSARVMLFVIGGLQVLGAILIGLSAVAVAAAKNNAELKDDVRFQQLADYSAGALWAVTVAVLAWGVLAIWLGVKCANGGNGVRITAMVFGILTAILGIYPFVVIGLAHTVLAILIAVFVGKSDGEAWFGRPKY; this is encoded by the coding sequence TCGGCGACCCGAACAACCCGTACGGTCCCCCGCAGGGTCAGCCGTCCGGTCATCCGCCCCAGGGCCAGCCCGGTTACGGCTACCCCCAGGGCGCCCCTCAACAGCCCGGCTACGGCTACCCGCAGGCCCCGCCCGTCCAGCAGTCGCCGTACGGCGGATATCCCGGCGGCCCGATGGTGATGCCCAGCGGGGTGAAGTCCGCGCGGGTGATGCTGTTCGTCATCGGCGGTCTCCAGGTCTTGGGCGCCATCCTGATCGGACTCTCCGCGGTGGCCGTCGCTGCCGCGAAGAACAACGCGGAGCTCAAGGACGACGTCCGGTTCCAGCAGCTCGCCGACTACTCGGCGGGCGCCCTGTGGGCCGTGACCGTCGCCGTGCTGGCCTGGGGTGTCCTCGCGATCTGGCTCGGCGTGAAGTGCGCGAACGGCGGCAACGGCGTACGCATCACGGCGATGGTGTTCGGCATCCTGACGGCGATCCTCGGCATCTACCCGTTCGTCGTCATCGGCCTGGCGCACACCGTGCTCGCCATCCTCATCGCGGTGTTCGTCGGCAAGTCCGACGGCGAGGCCTGGTTCGGCCGGCCCAAGTACTGA
- the purH gene encoding bifunctional phosphoribosylaminoimidazolecarboxamide formyltransferase/IMP cyclohydrolase: protein MTADSTVTAEGTAGTRRAVRRALVSVYDKTGLEELARGLHAAGVELVSTGSTAARIAASGVPVTKVEELTGFPECLDGRVKTLHPRVHAGILADLRLESHREQLAELGVEPFDLVVVNLYPFRETVASGATPDECVEQIDIGGPSMVRAAAKNHPSVAVVTSPDRYAAVLAAVEEGGFDLTARKRLAAEAFQHTASYDVAVASWFADEYAAADTSGFPDFLGHTYERKNTLRYGENPHQGAALYVDGTGGLAEAEQLHGKEMSYNNYTDTDAARRAAYDHEDPCVAIIKHANPCGIAVAANVAEAHRKAHACDPLSAFGGVIAVNRPVTKEMAEQVADIFTEVIVAPEYEDGALEALTKKKNIRVLRAHRAPANPVEVKQIDGGALLQVTDRLQADGDNPASWTLATGDALGQGELDELAFAWRACRAVKSNAILLAKDGASVGVGMGQVNRVDSAKLAVERAGAERARGAYAASDAFFPFPDGLEILAEAGVRAVVQPGGSVRDELVVEAAKKAGITMYFTGTRHFFH, encoded by the coding sequence GTGACCGCCGACAGCACAGTCACGGCCGAGGGCACCGCGGGCACCAGGCGGGCCGTCCGGCGCGCGCTCGTCAGTGTCTACGACAAGACCGGGCTCGAAGAGCTCGCGCGCGGGCTGCACGCGGCCGGTGTCGAGCTGGTGTCCACCGGCTCCACCGCCGCCCGCATCGCCGCGTCGGGTGTCCCCGTCACCAAGGTCGAGGAACTCACCGGCTTCCCGGAGTGCCTCGACGGCCGCGTCAAGACGCTGCACCCCAGGGTCCACGCGGGCATCCTCGCCGACCTGCGGCTCGAGAGCCACCGCGAGCAGCTCGCCGAGCTCGGCGTCGAGCCGTTCGACCTCGTCGTGGTGAACCTGTACCCGTTCCGTGAGACGGTCGCCTCGGGCGCGACGCCCGACGAGTGCGTCGAGCAGATCGACATCGGCGGCCCCTCGATGGTGCGGGCGGCCGCCAAGAACCACCCGTCCGTCGCCGTCGTCACCAGCCCGGACCGGTACGCCGCCGTCCTGGCCGCCGTCGAGGAGGGCGGCTTCGACCTCACCGCCCGCAAGCGGCTGGCGGCAGAGGCCTTCCAGCACACCGCCTCGTACGACGTCGCCGTCGCCTCCTGGTTCGCCGACGAGTACGCCGCCGCCGACACCAGCGGCTTCCCCGATTTCCTCGGGCACACCTACGAGCGGAAGAACACCCTGCGCTACGGGGAGAACCCGCACCAGGGGGCCGCGCTGTACGTCGACGGCACCGGTGGTCTCGCCGAGGCCGAGCAGCTGCACGGCAAGGAGATGTCGTACAACAACTACACGGACACGGACGCCGCGCGCCGTGCCGCGTACGACCACGAGGACCCCTGCGTCGCGATCATCAAGCACGCCAACCCGTGCGGTATCGCGGTCGCCGCGAACGTCGCCGAGGCGCACCGCAAGGCGCACGCCTGCGACCCGCTGTCCGCGTTCGGCGGCGTGATCGCGGTCAACCGGCCGGTGACGAAGGAGATGGCTGAGCAGGTCGCGGACATCTTCACCGAGGTCATCGTGGCGCCGGAGTACGAGGACGGCGCGCTCGAAGCCCTCACCAAGAAGAAGAACATCCGGGTCCTGCGCGCGCACCGGGCGCCCGCGAACCCGGTCGAGGTCAAGCAGATCGACGGTGGCGCGCTGCTCCAGGTCACCGACCGGCTCCAGGCCGACGGCGACAACCCGGCGAGCTGGACCCTGGCCACCGGCGACGCGCTCGGCCAGGGCGAGCTGGACGAACTGGCCTTCGCCTGGCGGGCCTGCCGCGCGGTGAAGTCCAACGCGATCCTGCTCGCCAAGGACGGCGCCTCGGTCGGCGTCGGCATGGGTCAGGTCAACCGCGTCGACTCCGCGAAGCTCGCGGTCGAGCGGGCGGGCGCCGAGCGGGCCCGTGGTGCGTACGCCGCCTCGGACGCGTTCTTCCCGTTCCCCGACGGCCTGGAGATCCTCGCCGAGGCGGGTGTCAGGGCCGTGGTCCAGCCGGGTGGTTCGGTCCGTGACGAGCTGGTGGTCGAGGCCGCGAAGAAGGCCGGCATCACGATGTACTTCACGGGGACGCGTCACTTCTTCCACTGA
- the purN gene encoding phosphoribosylglycinamide formyltransferase: MAKAKRLVVLVSGSGTNLQALLDAVAEAGPEGYGARVVAVGADRDGIEGLARGERAELPTFVRRVKDYGTRDEWDAALTEAVAAHEPDLVVSAGFMKIVGKRFLARFGGRIVNTHPALLPSFPGAHGVRDALAYGAKVTGCTVHFVDDGVDTGPIIAQGVVEVRDEDDESALHERIKEVERELLVDVVGRLARNGYRIEGRKVVIQ, translated from the coding sequence GTGGCCAAGGCCAAGCGCCTCGTCGTGCTGGTCTCCGGATCAGGCACGAATCTGCAGGCACTGCTGGACGCCGTGGCGGAGGCCGGCCCCGAGGGCTACGGGGCCCGGGTCGTGGCGGTCGGCGCCGACCGTGACGGCATCGAGGGGCTCGCGCGCGGCGAGCGGGCGGAGCTGCCCACCTTCGTCCGGCGGGTGAAGGACTACGGCACCCGGGACGAGTGGGACGCGGCGCTCACCGAGGCGGTCGCCGCCCATGAGCCCGACCTCGTGGTCTCCGCCGGGTTCATGAAGATCGTGGGGAAGCGGTTCCTGGCCAGGTTCGGCGGGCGGATCGTCAACACGCACCCCGCCCTGCTGCCGAGTTTCCCGGGGGCCCACGGCGTGCGCGACGCGCTCGCGTACGGCGCGAAGGTCACCGGGTGCACCGTCCACTTCGTCGACGACGGCGTCGACACCGGGCCGATCATCGCCCAGGGCGTGGTCGAGGTCCGGGACGAGGACGACGAGAGCGCTCTGCACGAGCGCATCAAGGAAGTCGAGCGAGAACTGCTCGTCGATGTCGTGGGGCGGCTCGCCCGCAACGGCTATCGCATTGAGGGACGAAAGGTAGTTATCCAGTGA
- a CDS encoding cell division protein PerM — MTDHRLSLSLLITRMRRRSPGLAAGFLGGALAAGLGLGSLAVLVMMLWISSPYPDSGPGGALHVAAALWLLAHGVELARTDTLSGLPMPVGLTPLLLSVFPAWLLHRAARDAADADAGASGHAVWGGTVAGYLTLSAAAVLYTAGGELRPSWSWPVLCLPLLTASAAAAGVWTAYGHPRGPLPFRVGRALARRPLPAGVRRWALTGEPPAPWAGRWLGASVRAALAGTAVLVGGGALLVGASLVWHGDLARESFQQLTAVWSGRFAVLLLCLALVPNAAVWGAAYGLGPGVVLGAGQVAGPLSAAGQAPVLPPFPLLAAVPEGGGPWSWAGAAVPVAAGVTVVWFLRKAAGAAEGGEDWSRGRVVAGVGVAGVVCGLLMALLAGLAGGPLGVGALAHFGPVWWQVGGAVTVWTVGVGVPVGAAVPGVGGRGRRRMSWASVVSVLSGLPVSAASAVSAVSGSRWWSWSWWRERKGAGGFGSGGRVSASVASPGVLVSQGGGEPDLAGAPGLGPVGMGEEEWDDDLVPYDLLPSDDLGVAWDEDVVREARWAALREAAASGDAGEVDPE; from the coding sequence ATGACCGACCACAGGCTTTCGTTGTCGCTGCTGATCACCCGGATGCGTCGCCGATCACCCGGACTGGCCGCCGGATTCCTGGGTGGTGCGCTCGCGGCCGGGCTGGGGCTCGGCTCGCTCGCCGTCCTCGTGATGATGCTGTGGATCAGCTCGCCGTACCCGGACAGCGGGCCCGGTGGCGCGCTGCACGTCGCCGCCGCGCTGTGGCTGCTCGCCCACGGGGTCGAACTGGCCCGCACCGACACCCTGTCGGGACTGCCCATGCCGGTGGGGCTCACCCCGCTGCTCCTGTCGGTCTTCCCGGCGTGGCTGCTGCACCGCGCGGCACGTGACGCCGCGGACGCGGACGCGGGGGCCTCGGGGCACGCCGTGTGGGGCGGGACCGTCGCCGGCTATCTGACCCTGAGCGCGGCGGCCGTGCTGTACACCGCGGGTGGCGAGCTGCGGCCGTCCTGGTCGTGGCCGGTGCTGTGCCTTCCCCTGCTGACCGCGAGCGCGGCGGCCGCCGGGGTGTGGACGGCGTACGGACATCCGCGGGGGCCGCTGCCGTTCCGGGTGGGCCGGGCTCTCGCCCGCCGGCCGCTGCCCGCCGGGGTGCGCCGCTGGGCCCTCACCGGTGAGCCGCCGGCGCCGTGGGCCGGCCGGTGGCTCGGTGCCTCGGTGCGGGCGGCGCTCGCCGGGACGGCGGTGCTCGTCGGGGGCGGCGCGCTGCTGGTGGGGGCGTCGCTGGTGTGGCACGGGGATCTGGCGCGGGAGTCCTTCCAGCAGCTCACGGCGGTGTGGTCGGGACGGTTCGCCGTGCTCCTGCTCTGTCTGGCGCTGGTGCCGAACGCGGCGGTGTGGGGGGCCGCGTACGGACTCGGGCCCGGCGTCGTCCTGGGGGCCGGGCAGGTCGCGGGACCGCTCTCCGCGGCGGGGCAGGCACCCGTGCTGCCGCCGTTCCCGCTGCTGGCCGCGGTGCCGGAGGGCGGGGGGCCGTGGAGCTGGGCGGGCGCGGCGGTGCCGGTGGCGGCCGGGGTGACGGTGGTGTGGTTCCTGCGGAAGGCGGCGGGGGCCGCGGAAGGGGGCGAGGACTGGTCGCGGGGGCGGGTCGTCGCCGGGGTGGGGGTCGCCGGTGTGGTGTGCGGGCTGCTGATGGCGCTGCTCGCCGGGCTGGCGGGCGGACCGCTGGGGGTGGGCGCGCTGGCCCACTTCGGGCCGGTGTGGTGGCAGGTGGGGGGCGCGGTGACGGTGTGGACGGTGGGCGTCGGCGTTCCGGTGGGAGCGGCCGTGCCGGGCGTCGGGGGAAGGGGACGGCGCCGGATGTCCTGGGCGTCGGTGGTGTCGGTCCTGTCAGGGCTGCCGGTGTCGGCGGCGTCGGCGGTGTCGGCGGTGTCCGGGTCGAGGTGGTGGTCGTGGTCCTGGTGGCGGGAGCGGAAGGGTGCGGGCGGGTTCGGGAGCGGGGGACGGGTGTCGGCGTCGGTGGCGTCGCCGGGGGTGCTCGTGTCCCAGGGGGGCGGGGAGCCGGACCTCGCGGGGGCGCCGGGGCTCGGGCCGGTGGGGATGGGCGAGGAGGAGTGGGACGACGACCTGGTGCCGTACGACCTGCTGCCGTCCGACGACCTGGGGGTGGCGTGGGACGAGGACGTGGTGCGGGAGGCCCGGTGGGCGGCGTTGCGGGAGGCGGCGGCGTCGGGGGATGCGGGGGAGGTGGATCCGGAGTGA
- a CDS encoding helix-turn-helix domain-containing protein yields the protein MTRDSWDPVLPLPGREERRRLREAKSLSHADIAARVGVTAATVRAWESGRTAPHGREREAYAALLAPAGSPGDQREDTPAAAAGTGRAGRTADLADSGRTDPTDRTDPTDRTDRTAGPDGPGDQRATGASADRENHEGRPGLREGRDRRSGRAKGWGPGRRGTPGRDTRSRGPRDEAAPVLAGVATGPVQPPPRPARPPATSTGSGARPAAGPGWGPGYEPATVGLTPAEAFDELYGFCAPALLRQTYLLTGRRELARESVERAFQTAWQRWPEVAVDRDPAGWVRAVAYEYALSPWHRVRPRYRHAEPPPADAADRALLSVLLDLPPMHRRTLLLYDGVGLDLPETAAETEASTPAAANRLLHARETVATRLPELAAPEELHRRLAEIAGTERLRAGKPFLIRWASERRALHWTRAAMAFTAVFIGITSLTLKAAPDHYEPPLAPGATVSGLPPKVAPGPLSHEELALRARLRAATASGPERLVPDPR from the coding sequence ATGACACGGGACTCCTGGGACCCCGTCCTTCCCCTGCCCGGCCGCGAGGAGCGCCGCCGGCTGCGTGAGGCCAAGTCGCTGAGTCACGCGGACATCGCGGCCCGGGTGGGCGTCACCGCCGCGACCGTGCGCGCGTGGGAGTCCGGCCGTACGGCACCGCACGGCCGCGAACGGGAGGCGTACGCGGCGCTGCTGGCCCCCGCAGGGTCGCCCGGCGATCAGCGGGAGGACACCCCCGCGGCCGCGGCCGGCACCGGCCGCGCCGGCCGCACCGCCGACCTGGCCGACTCCGGCCGCACGGACCCCACGGACCGCACGGACCCCACGGACCGCACGGACCGCACGGCCGGTCCTGACGGTCCCGGCGATCAGCGCGCCACCGGCGCCTCCGCCGACCGGGAGAACCATGAGGGCCGCCCTGGCCTCCGGGAGGGCCGCGACCGCCGGAGCGGGCGCGCGAAAGGCTGGGGCCCCGGACGTCGTGGCACCCCCGGACGGGACACCCGCTCGCGCGGACCGCGGGACGAGGCCGCCCCCGTCCTGGCCGGCGTCGCCACCGGTCCCGTACAGCCGCCGCCCAGGCCGGCGCGTCCGCCGGCGACATCCACCGGTTCCGGGGCGAGGCCGGCGGCCGGCCCCGGGTGGGGCCCCGGGTACGAGCCGGCCACCGTCGGTCTGACGCCCGCGGAGGCCTTCGACGAGCTCTACGGGTTCTGCGCCCCCGCCCTCCTGCGGCAGACCTATCTGCTGACCGGGCGCCGTGAACTGGCGCGCGAGTCGGTGGAGCGGGCCTTCCAGACGGCCTGGCAGCGGTGGCCCGAGGTGGCCGTGGACCGTGACCCGGCGGGGTGGGTGCGGGCGGTGGCGTACGAGTACGCGCTCTCGCCCTGGCACCGCGTCCGCCCGCGGTACCGGCACGCGGAGCCACCGCCCGCGGACGCCGCCGACCGGGCGCTGCTCTCCGTACTGCTGGACCTGCCGCCGATGCACCGGCGGACCCTGCTGCTCTACGACGGCGTCGGACTCGACCTGCCGGAGACCGCCGCCGAGACGGAGGCGAGCACGCCCGCGGCGGCCAACCGGCTGCTGCACGCGCGCGAGACCGTGGCCACGCGGCTTCCGGAGCTCGCGGCGCCCGAGGAGCTGCACCGGCGGCTCGCCGAGATCGCCGGGACGGAGCGGTTGCGGGCCGGAAAGCCCTTCCTGATCCGCTGGGCCAGCGAGCGCCGCGCCCTGCACTGGACCCGTGCGGCGATGGCGTTCACCGCCGTCTTCATCGGCATCACCTCACTGACGCTCAAGGCCGCGCCCGACCACTACGAACCACCGCTCGCCCCGGGAGCGACGGTGAGCGGTCTGCCGCCGAAGGTCGCTCCCGGGCCGCTGTCCCACGAGGAACTGGCCCTGCGCGCCCGGCTGAGAGCGGCGACGGCGAGCGGTCCGGAGCGGCTGGTCCCGGACCCGCGCTGA